AGCTGTGCTGCTCCTTGCAAGCATGAACTAGGGGCGTTCATGCTCTTAGGTCGCTTGTTACTGAGGTTGGTAGTCTGTTTGTATCTCTTTTTGAAAGAGGTATTTTTGATGATTGTTATTAGGTGAATGGGTATTTGCTGGTAGGGAGCGTCGGTCGGCCACAAGTCGCTGCGTTCCCGTGACAACTGTTTCACGTGAAACGTTTCGTAGCATGTTATTATTGAGTTGATCAGGATGGGTGTCTCGGAGAACGGCAGTGTATTTTATTTCTGATGTATGATTAGAATCAGTTGTGTACAATTAGGAACCGCTGTGTCGTGTGTTACGGGTCTCCGTATCATAAGTGATGCGGTTTTTGCGACCTCTCGGAATAATCGTACTGTTCGAAGCACCTTTTAGGCGCTTAGGCGAATTACTATGGAAATCAATGATTGTGCTTGGACGAGCGGCCAGATCAAAACGGCGGATCCCATTGGGGGTCCGTCGCTTTGACTTCTTCATCGATTTTTAGCTGGTTTACATGTTCGGGTCAAACCCGTTTCCAGTCATCACAGCGACCCGAGGCCGGTCTCCATTCGTACCGGGCTTGCTAACGCCGACGGAATCGCGAACGTCTAAAGTCGGATTCTGAATCAGGCTGACCGCGTAAGCCGCAATGCTTTGCCGGGAGACCTCGGTTCCCACGAAGGCATCGTGGCGGTGTGTCGTGGTATAACTGACCTCGTCATCGTTCGTCAGCCAGGCGGGACGAACGATGGTGTAATCCAGGTCACTGGCTTCGATGACGTCTGCCGCGGCCCGGTAGGTCTTTAAATAGTCGGGCAATGCCCGGTTATTTAGCTCGCCAAATTTGCCGGGGACCTCATCGTAGATGCCCAGTGAGGAGGTCCAGATCAGCCGTTTAACGTTTTGCTGGTCCATCACCGTCACTAAGGTTTTCGCCGCCGTGACGACATCGCCCCCTAGACTGGCGTACACAACGTCCTGTCCCTGAATCGCTGACGTCAATTGCGCCGGATCGGTGGCATCACCGACCAGAATCTTAGCGGCTTGCAAATCGGCGGGGAGCTTTGCCCGATTGCGCAAGAACAGGGTTAACTGAATAGTCTTGTCGCGTAACAAGGTTCGTTCCGCCCATTGAGCAATGCGACTGGTAGCACCAATAATTAAAATATTTTTCATGGTTAGACGACCTTTCTAGTCAGTTATGGTAAGGTAACGGTCAAGGGGCATTCGTTCGGAGCGAAACTGGTTGATTCTAGCTTGCTCATCGCGATAGCCCAGCCCAATCCCCATCCCAAATTGGTAGTCGGCTGGGACGTTTAAAATCGTGTGTAATTGTTGCGGGTCAGCGACGAATTCCGCGGCCGGCATTGAGTCGACCCCCAGCGCCGTCGCGGCCAACATGAGCGTCTGACCGAAGGCGCCAAGGTCGTAGGCGGTCCACAGAGAGGCCTTAGCGGGCATCAAGAGGTAGGCAATGGCGGGCGCTGAAAAGAGCTGTGCCGAAGCGGTGGTCATCTGCCCGTATTGGGCCCCGAGAAACGACTGCAGGTCAGTTGACCAAGTCCGCACGTTGGACCGGCCTTGCGCGGCCATAGCGTCGCGATGAAGGGGTGGAAATTCGGAATTTCCGGAGCGCCCTGATTGCAGGGCTGCTAGGTGGGCCCGTTTGATTTGCGTGAGGTGTTCACCGGTTGCCACCACGACCCGCCAAATTTGATCGTTGGCCCACGATGGGGTGGTCCCGGCAGCTTGTACGATTTTGGTAATCGTGTCGGTAGGTAACGGCCGTTGGCTGAACGCTCTGACTGAATGCCGATTTGCTAAAACAGTTTGAAAGTCCATCGTTTCATAACCTTCTTTATGACGAATTTTAGGAACGAGGCTATCATAACCGTATTAGTTACTTTTAGTAAGAGACCACTTTTTTGTTAGCTAGCCACTTAAAAGTAAGAATTGGACAACCATAGGACTTTGAGGAGATAAAAAATCATGAAGAAAGATGAGCCGATGTCG
Above is a window of Levilactobacillus zymae DNA encoding:
- a CDS encoding NAD(P)H-binding protein — its product is MKNILIIGATSRIAQWAERTLLRDKTIQLTLFLRNRAKLPADLQAAKILVGDATDPAQLTSAIQGQDVVYASLGGDVVTAAKTLVTVMDQQNVKRLIWTSSLGIYDEVPGKFGELNNRALPDYLKTYRAAADVIEASDLDYTIVRPAWLTNDDEVSYTTTHRHDAFVGTEVSRQSIAAYAVSLIQNPTLDVRDSVGVSKPGTNGDRPRVAVMTGNGFDPNM
- a CDS encoding nitroreductase, with the translated sequence MDFQTVLANRHSVRAFSQRPLPTDTITKIVQAAGTTPSWANDQIWRVVVATGEHLTQIKRAHLAALQSGRSGNSEFPPLHRDAMAAQGRSNVRTWSTDLQSFLGAQYGQMTTASAQLFSAPAIAYLLMPAKASLWTAYDLGAFGQTLMLAATALGVDSMPAAEFVADPQQLHTILNVPADYQFGMGIGLGYRDEQARINQFRSERMPLDRYLTITD